TCCATGGACTGTAAAACAAGGTATTTCGGGTGTCCCGCACAACACGCTAACCCCGACCTTCAGAACTCTATCAACTCAAAAGCTTAGCGATGGCGACCGGCACGTTGAATCAACCACGTCTCACCGGGGTCGCCCGCCGTCTCGTTGCGGACCAGCTCATCACCCCTGAAGATGCGCTCAAAGCGCAGCAGGATGCCGCCGCCAAGAAAATCTCTCTGGTGGCGTATTTCGTCGATCAGAAGCTGGTCAAGCCACGCGATATCGCCCTGTCTATTTCGGAAGAATTCGGCGTCCCGTTTTTAGATCTGGACGCTATGGATATGCGCTTGGCGCCGATCAAGGAGGTGGACGAGAAGCTGATACGGCGCCACCACGTTTTGCCTTTGTATCGGCGAGGCAACCGGCTTTTTCTCGCCGTATCCGATCCGACCAACCTCCAAGCCTTAGACGATATCGAGTTCCACACAGGAAAACACAGCGAAGCGATTCTCGTCGAATACAACAAGCTCTCCGAAGCCATCGAGAAAAATCTGGAAAGTTTCGACGAGAAAATGTCGGAACTGGTGGACGGGGATCTGGAAAACCTGGATCTCGATACCGCCGAAGAAACCCGTGAAGCAGACGTCGCCGATCTCGGCGCGGACGATGCGCCTGTGGTTCGGTTCGTCAACAAAGTGCTCCTGGACGCCATCAACAAGGGGGCATCTGACATACATTTCGAACCATTCGAATATTTTTACCGGGTGCGTCGCCGTCAGGACGGTATTCT
This window of the Pseudomonadota bacterium genome carries:
- a CDS encoding GspE/PulE family protein, which produces MATGTLNQPRLTGVARRLVADQLITPEDALKAQQDAAAKKISLVAYFVDQKLVKPRDIALSISEEFGVPFLDLDAMDMRLAPIKEVDEKLIRRHHVLPLYRRGNRLFLAVSDPTNLQALDDIEFHTGKHSEAILVEYNKLSEAIEKNLESFDEKMSELVDGDLENLDLDTAEETREADVADLGADDAPVVRFVNKVLLDAINKGASDIHFEPFEYFYRVRRRQDGILHEVATPPVSLGVRLAARIKVMSRLDIAERRVPQDGRIKLKLSKTRAIDFRVSTCPTLFGEKIVLRILDPSSAQLGIGALGFEPEQKQLYQQALSRPQGMILVTGPTGSGKTVSLYTGLNILNTPDRNISTAEDPAEINLPGVNQVNVNPKVGLTFASSLRAFLRQDPDVIMVGEIRDLETAEIAIKAA